Genomic DNA from Halobaculum sp. CBA1158:
CGCCGCCGAACGCGCCGAGGGTGTCGAGGATCCCCAGCGCCCGCCCGGTCCGGGCGGGGTACATGCGCGCGAGCAGGCGAACGGCGACGGTCTTGTGCGCGCCTGTGCCGAGGCCGACGAGGAGCATCCCCGCGCCGATGGCGACGAGCGCCGCCGACTCGGGGACGGGAACCGCGAGCACGAGCGCGCCCGCGCCGGTGACGGCCGCGCCGGCGACGATGACCGCCCGCGCGCCGACCCGGTCGGCGAGCGCGCCGCTGGGGAACTGCATCGCGGCGTAGACGGTCAACATGGCGGTGAACGCCAGTCCGAGGACGCCGTTCGAGACGCCCAGCGAGTCGCGAAGCGTCGGGAACAGCGGGGGGAAGGCGTACCGGAGGAACTTCGCGAGAAACCAGATGAGCGCCGAAAGCGCCAGCACGTCGTAGTCGGCCAGCGCCCGAAGTCGACCGCGCGATTCTGCTCCCATTCGTCTCTCGGGAGGCCCCTGGGGGGCAAAAGACGCGCGAATGCGGTCGATACAGCACGGGCGAGGCGCGTCGCGAAGTGGCTTGGCCGGCCCGCGCGGTCGTCCGTTGTGCCGCGCTTCGTTCCTACGCTTCTCCTGCTCTTCTCCTGCCTTTCGTTCCTACCCTTCTCCTGCCCTTCGTTCCCGCGTTCGCTACGGGGCCCCGGCGAGCACGAACGTGCTCTCGGCGTCGCCGTTGCGGATCTGCCGGCTCGACTCCGGGGGGATGCGAATCGCGTCGCCGGCCTCCATGTCGACCGCCTCGTCGTCGACGGTCACGGTCGCTTCCCCGTCGATCAGGAGGTACACCTCCTCGTGGTCGCGCTCGGCGTGATCGTGCTCCTTGCCGGTCCACCCCGGCTCGCAGTCGACGACGGTGACGCCGACGTGCTCACACTCCAGCGGGTCGCGCAGGAAGTGCATCGCGCCCGCGGTCGGTTCCACGTCTCGGTAGTTGACTCGGGTGTACGACACGTAGTACCGATCGACGCGATCCGCCGTGTAGCTGACGGCCGTTCCCGCGTCGGACGAAGGCAGCGCTGGGGAGTCGGACGGCTGCCGGGAGCGCGGGCCGGGACGGAACTCTGACTACCCGAACGGACCCATGCCGCCACCGCCCATTCCGCCCATTCCGCCGCCACCGCCGCCCTGCTGTTGCAGCTTCTTCATCATGCGCTGCATGTCGCCGTCGCCCATGTTTCCGAACTGGTCCATCGTCCGCTTCATCATGTTGTACTGCTCGAGCAGTTCCTCGATGCGCTCCTCGGGGACGCCCGACCCGCGGGAGATCCGTTCGAGGCGGTCGCTTCTGATGATCGACGGGTCCTCCATCTCGGCCTCGGTCATGGAGTCCATCGCGATCTCGAAGCTGCGCATGCGCTCTTGGGTCACGTCCATCGCGTCGTCGGGAAGTTGGTCCATCATCCCGCCGCCGAGTCCGGGGATCATGTCCATGACCTGGTCGAGGGGGCCCATCTTGTCCATCGCCTTCATCTGGTTTCGCATGTCCGTGAGGGTGAACTCCCCCTCCATCATGTCCTCGGGGTCCCAGTCGTCCTCCTCGCCGGTCTCGCTCATCGCGCGCTCGACGCGCTCGGAGAGCTGCTTGAGGTCGCCCATCCCGAGCAGCCGCGAGATGAAGCCGTTGGGCTCGAAGCGCTCGATGTCCTGGACCGTCTCGCCGCTGCCGAGGAACGCGATCGACGAGCCGGTCTCGTTGACCGCGGTCAGCGCGCCGCCGCCCTTCGCGGTCCCGTCGAGCTTGGTGATGGCGACGCCGTCGATGCCGATCGACTCCTCGAACTGGCGGGCCTGATCCTTGGCTCCCTGCCCGATCGCGGCGTCGAGCACGAGCAGCGAGCGGTCGGGTTCGACCACGTCGTCGATCCGTTCGATCTCGTCGATGAGGTCGTCCTCCAGCGCGTGGCGGCCGGCGGTGTCGACGATGCGCACGTCGGCGTCCTCGGTGGCCTCGAGCCCCTCGCGTGCGATCTCGACGGGGTCGTCGGCGTCGGGGTCGCCGTAGAACTCCACCTCGGCGTTCTCGGCCATCTGCTCGGCCTGCTCGTACGCGCCGGGCCGGAACGTGTCGGTCTGGATGACCGCCGGACGAAGCCCCTTCTTCGAGAACCACCACGCCATCTTGGCGGCCGTCGTCGTCTTCCCCGACCCCTGGAGCCCGGCGAGCATGATCGTCTGCTCCTCCAGCGGGATCTCGGTCGACTCGCCGATGAGGTCGACCATCTCCTCGTAGACGATCTTGAGGACGTGGTCGCGGGCGGTGGTGCCGCCGGGGGGCTCCTCCTCGAGCGCGCGGGTCTCGATGCTGTCGGACAGCTCCATCACGAGATCCACGTCCACGTCCGCCGCCAGCAGCGAGCGCTGGATCTGCTTGACGACTTCCTGCACGTCGTCCTCGTCGATGCGGGACTTCCCGCGGAGCGAGTCCATCGTGCCCCGGAGAGAGCTTCCCAGGTCGTCGAGTACCATTGGTCTTACCCGAGGTTGTCGGTCCGTGCGGTAAAGGCTTCCCTGTCCTCGATCCGTGATCGTGGTCGGGGTTCGCGGTTCCGGTTCGTGGTTCGCGCGAGCGGCTCGGATGAGTGAGACGAGGCCAGCGGTGGCTCCGGCGACCTCGAACGCCTCCGCTCAGTCACGCCCGCCGCGACCGCAGCGCACTCGCCCTCCGGATCGCACCGGAACGCCTTCTGTCGATAGCGCGAATACGGAGCCGTGCTCGCCGTCGACCCCGCCACCCTCGCCGCCTACGTCGCCGCCGCGGGCGCGCTGATCCTCGTCCCCGGTCAGGACACCCTCGTCGTCCTCACCCACGGCCTCGCCTCTCGGAGGGCGGGCGTCGCCGCGGCGGTCGGCGTCGCCGTCGGCGTCCTCGCGCACGCGACGGCCGCGGCGCTGGGGCTGGCTGCCGTCTACCGCGCGGTCCCGGCGGCCGCGACGACCGTGACGCTCGCGGGCGCTGCGTACCTCCTCTGGCTCGCCGTCGAGACCGCTCGCGGGGACGGGATCGGGTCGACCGCGACCGATGCCGGGGCGGGCCCCGACGCCGGCGACGACGCCTCGCGAGCCGCCGGTCTCCACACCGGCAGCGCGGCCGCCCGCGCCGGCTTCCGTCGCGGGCTGGTCACCAACGTCGCGAACCCGAAGGTGGCGCTCTTTTTCCTCGCGTTCCTCCCGGGGTTCGTCGGGGGCGGCGAGACGGCTGCGATGATCGCCCTCGGGGGCGTGTACTCCCTGCTCACCGTCGCGTACCTCGGCGCGGTCGGCGCGCTCGCCGGCCGGATCGGTGCCGTGGCGACCGGACAGACCGCGCGAGCGATCCGGCTCGGCTCGGCGACGGTGCTGGTCGCGCTGGCGGCGGCGCTGGTCGTCCGGGTCGCGTGAGTCGCCGCCTCCGTAGATGGTCGCCTCCGCGGATACGGCTCCCGTTACGCGGACGCCTCCCCACCGTCCAGGTCGCGTCCGCGGAGGCGGTCGATCCGGTCGCCCAGGGCGACGTTCGCCGAGAGCGGGTTCGGCACCCGCCGACGCGACGGCTCCATCGCGTGCACCTCGGCGTACCGCTCCAGCGCGTCGGCGACGGCGTCGGCACCGACCGACCCGGCCGCGCGGTCGTCGGCCGCGACGATCCCCCGGCGCGCGTACCACAGCCCCCCGACGAGCGCGACGCAGGCCACGGCGACGAGCGGGCCGTTCGGACCGCCCGAACCGGAGAACGCGGCGATCAGCGGGACGGCCGCGGCGATCACCGCGCCCATGCGACGCGACAGCGCCCGCGAGCGGACGCGTCCGGCCTGAACGGCCAACAGCGCGGCGGCGGTCTCGTCGTCGAGGGCGTCGAGGAACGTGCTCGTCACGAACAACCGGCGGGCCGGGCCGATCCCGCGGACGAACGCGTTCGCGGTCTCCTCGTCGTCGGTATCGAGCACGCGAACCTCGTCGACGAGCCCCGACCCGACCCCGGCGCGCTCGCGAAGGCGGTCGATCCGGGCGGCGTCGTCGCCGGACGGCTTTCGCGTCGACCGGAGCACGCCGACTACCCACGGCGACGCCGCGAGCGCCCCGACCACCAGCACGATGAGCCCGACAGCGACGGTGACGGTCGACGTTCCGACCCCCAGTCCGAGTCGAAACGGCGTG
This window encodes:
- a CDS encoding LysE family transporter codes for the protein MLAVDPATLAAYVAAAGALILVPGQDTLVVLTHGLASRRAGVAAAVGVAVGVLAHATAAALGLAAVYRAVPAAATTVTLAGAAYLLWLAVETARGDGIGSTATDAGAGPDAGDDASRAAGLHTGSAAARAGFRRGLVTNVANPKVALFFLAFLPGFVGGGETAAMIALGGVYSLLTVAYLGAVGALAGRIGAVATGQTARAIRLGSATVLVALAAALVVRVA
- a CDS encoding cupin domain-containing protein, which encodes MSYTRVNYRDVEPTAGAMHFLRDPLECEHVGVTVVDCEPGWTGKEHDHAERDHEEVYLLIDGEATVTVDDEAVDMEAGDAIRIPPESSRQIRNGDAESTFVLAGAP
- a CDS encoding signal recognition particle protein Srp54, which produces MVLDDLGSSLRGTMDSLRGKSRIDEDDVQEVVKQIQRSLLAADVDVDLVMELSDSIETRALEEEPPGGTTARDHVLKIVYEEMVDLIGESTEIPLEEQTIMLAGLQGSGKTTTAAKMAWWFSKKGLRPAVIQTDTFRPGAYEQAEQMAENAEVEFYGDPDADDPVEIAREGLEATEDADVRIVDTAGRHALEDDLIDEIERIDDVVEPDRSLLVLDAAIGQGAKDQARQFEESIGIDGVAITKLDGTAKGGGALTAVNETGSSIAFLGSGETVQDIERFEPNGFISRLLGMGDLKQLSERVERAMSETGEEDDWDPEDMMEGEFTLTDMRNQMKAMDKMGPLDQVMDMIPGLGGGMMDQLPDDAMDVTQERMRSFEIAMDSMTEAEMEDPSIIRSDRLERISRGSGVPEERIEELLEQYNMMKRTMDQFGNMGDGDMQRMMKKLQQQGGGGGGMGGMGGGGMGPFG
- a CDS encoding M48 family metalloprotease gives rise to the protein MVPLQSAVASSTADLGPPVAFWVLLCLLGAVVGVVGSAVARRLSNPVGKYRLLYVGGVLPLGVLAYGLLSVLDLGAAVRAALAGGSTGTVAVDVFLSEFLTMAAAGTVALVAYAPTVRGVRAVRDIDLGTGRAVALMARWLLGASAVFALVITPFRLGLGVGTSTVTVAVGLIVLVVGALAASPWVVGVLRSTRKPSGDDAARIDRLRERAGVGSGLVDEVRVLDTDDEETANAFVRGIGPARRLFVTSTFLDALDDETAAALLAVQAGRVRSRALSRRMGAVIAAAVPLIAAFSGSGGPNGPLVAVACVALVGGLWYARRGIVAADDRAAGSVGADAVADALERYAEVHAMEPSRRRVPNPLSANVALGDRIDRLRGRDLDGGEASA